Part of the Xenopus tropicalis strain Nigerian chromosome 3, UCB_Xtro_10.0, whole genome shotgun sequence genome, acttgcagcgcagcagtaaagcgtgactaaagtttatcagagcacaggcagTTAGAGAAGGAGGATGacagaatttgttttttatttggaaATATCAGGTCAAtgtaatcataaataaaaaaaatttggtcaagtaaaataataaaaaatatagaaaaatgacAGACGTAGACACAAGGcacattataaaaataaacaggGAAACAGAAAATTCATATTTCAcgtaataaaatgtgtattttaatatttctggttgatacattttgatttttaaaaaatcacagctCTAAATACattctaaagaaaataaaaaaacataatattatgTTGATTAAGCTTGTACTCATGTCTTTTTACCTGCTATAAAAATTCAATgggacaaaaaagaaaagaaatgaaaaataataatggaTGGAcagtatctgtgtgtgtgtatgtgtgtgtgtgtataactgtcaCTTTAGTACAGTAAAGTTATTTCTTCCTCTCTATTATAGGTTATACCCAGTGTGCATTAGTAGAGAGATATTAAAGATCAGATAATACATTGTTAGAGCTTAAGAACTCACAGTGATGAAGACACAAACTGGGCCGAGGAAACTCCAAATGAGATTTAGACTGAGCCAACAACTGCAAGGAACCAAACAGAGAATCATATCATTCCCAGTGACTTATAACTATCACACAAGTTGATATAAATAGTCATTTACTTATATGGCTGTCTGTCCTTATTAGGGTCCTGCCTAGATCtgatataaacataaaaataataaggTAGATGGTTTAAGTCAATAAAGCATCAGTTTGGACTTCATTGTGACCTCATTAGCTATGGGCCTTTCGTAAACTGGTTTCACAGCAAAAATAGTTGACTTCTTTGGTGTTATATTAGACCATAGATGAACACTCTACCTTTGTGTTTATAATAAGTCCCTTTTTCAGCACTGTACTTCATGAACTCAAAAAagtttgtatatatatctatatatatagttaatatatagttaataatgtACGTGTTTGTACCTTTTCCCTGTACCATATCCATCATAACGAACTGCTGCTGAGATGGCCACTATAACTGCGGGAACCCCAAACCCAATGATACAGGCAGTTGGGAAGTGAGAGCGTCGGGATGTCAAGTAGTTCATTGCATTCAGGTTTCTCACAGTGAGGAAGAGGAGGACACTCTCCAGAGTCATCCAGCAGAAAGCACAGAGGAGAATGTAATGGAGACAGCCAGCAATGATAGAGCAGAGTATCTGTGAAACAGAGCCATTGTGAGTGGGAGAACAACCTAATATAGCATATTATACAATTGCATGGGTACACACAGGGCAAGCACAGAGCTGTATTGGATCCATACTGAGTGATAAGATATAAAACAGCAAGTGATTGCTGTCTGAGGAAACAGGAGAAGTTTACTCAACGCTGGAACTTCTAATGAAAGAATGAGTTTAATAACTTACTCTGAACTGGGTTTGGGGTAGGCCAAACAGGATGATCAGCTGTCCCAGAAAGAGACATCCGCATAGTGCTATCAACATGGAGGTGTGAGCGCTCCTTAGGGACCGGCACAGGAGGAATGTGACAAGAGACAAAAAGAGGCAGAGAACAGATACACCAAGACCAATGCGAGAGATGTAGAGAAGGCCACGATCAACCTGTTCAAGagaaaagtaattacagtatgttGAGATTATAGTAAGTCAGTAtgatttgatatttatatgatgtatatCTCTACTTAATTCCTTACATTATTCAAAGTGCTGTTGTGTTTTCCGTTTGTGTACCACAgacaatacatttatattttctgagcgtttctttttttaattatcttatcTTATTACTACCATACACTTgtataatggtggccatacacaggcagatttcagctggcgattcgggtccttcagaccaattcagcagcttatctacctGTGCTTGAAGACCCGTAATGGGCCTACCTGACAATATCTggactgttaaggtggccatacacgagcagatcctcTCGctcggatcttcccccgatatccccacctacgggtgggcgatatcggggagcatttaggtaaaaaaaaaaaataatccgatcgtttggccctggggccaaacgatcggattatgtgggcggcaatggggcagtcggatcggggaccgcatcaacgagccgatgcggtccccgatccgaccagattttctaacctggccgatcgagatctggccaatttcaggccagatatcggtcggccaggccgctctgttctccccatacacgggccgattagctgccgaatcggtccaagggaccgatatcggcagctatagtcggcccgtgtatggggacctttactcaggCAGGTCTGATTTTCCTGTTGGGTCAGGGACTGGATCAACTCATTGATGTTGTCCTTGCTCCGAATGGTCCTATTCCCGTTGTAATTAGATCGTTAGAgccgagggccaaatgatcgaattactcCGATATCCGATACTCCgataccttaggtgggcatattggtgggaagatccactcgtttggtgacgtcaccaaatgagcagatcttatggtGCATGGCTACCTTAAAACATATCTTTAGAGAAACTTAACCTCATGTAGCTGAGCATTTCTTTAGCATACACTATTTGCCACTGCCCATTGCTACAAGCAATATTAAAAGCCACACGGGCAAAATCATGATATTGCCAATTTCTACATCTTGTGTCTCCTACCTACCCTCTTATagttttagattgtaagcccttaaAAAAGGGGCCCTTTTGAAGCATACACTCGGCcattggccttgtgcttttatagggtcatggaactcctcagtgacttataaaatcaatatattttacaatagggggtactctatccactatatcagtgctgtccaactggcagcccgcattgtgtcactatatgtACTGTCTGCCTTATGGTGCTTGTGTGTATGGcgcacaaaggcagcatagggcaggcagagtatgacacacagagtagcacagggcaagcagagtatggcacacacaggcagcatagtgcaggctctgtgtgccatactctgcctgccctgtgctgcctgtgtgtgccatacttcgcCAAttctatgctgcctgcgtgtgccatactctgcctggcctatgctgcctgtgtgtgccatactctgcctgccctatgctgcctgagtagccatactctgcctgcccttgagggaggtgaacctggcaggagtttgtactagaagtttgttagcatttggaaatagtcattatatggtccccagagtgtataattatatgctggcggttgctgtgctatccacagggaaggaggagccatatggatataagggtgtgtcttaatatgacctaatataattcttttatatATGAATGaaaggtgatatccctacagggagcaccaaccatttgggtttttgctgcgctaccaccattaatgtgggtttggtctttaaagctcttgtgataacatgagtggggtttgaagtgggtgcaatttaaaaagggggagtgttcaaaactggcttcccTTATTGgctctccaccatgtaggccagaaacataggccctcagtaccacagaaatTGGAAAGCACTGCACTATACaaatacataataacaataagaaTAATTTTCTAGCAACCACCACCCAGCACACATGTCAGCTGCCATTAGTATAGCCTGAACCAAAAGTACCATTTTAGAAGCCCAGTTTTAGTTAAGATCTTTCCCAAAGTCCAGGCGTTTGAAATGGTCTCACCAAAAGGCCTGTTGATATCCCAGTGCTCAGGAAGAATAATGGTTTCTTCTACAGAATGGCGCATTTTAGTGTGGTTTTTCAAGATATAAATGGAATTTCATTGTCACTGGAGAGATATATACAGTGACACAGGATGGCTCAGTGTGTGGATAGTTGCTGTTAGTAGGACACACAATCATTGGGTTTGGTATTAAGACACAATCAGGGAAATGGAGTTACCTTTATATCACAGGGAGCAATGATAACCGCAAAGGTGGAGAGATGATCACAGGAGCAGAGGGTGTGGGAGATATTGGAAAATATGATGTTGCAGCCTCTCTGGGACCATCCACTCAGCTTGGGATCCCAGTATACACACAAAGATATTTTGGAAGTGTCTGGGGCctaaaagaaatacaaatcaACATTTTTAACATAAACATAGTATTTCTACAACAATACCAACTGACTTGGTAGGGGGGATACATACTGGCAATGCATTACACCCTATAGGGTTATATTCAGGCTACTAGCGGGATACCATTTAGACAAATTTAAACACTTTACTGTAGGTATAACGTGGAACTACTTTGAGAGATATATCTTTAGGGAATGAAAGAAATAATTAGGTAGATGCCGTGTTTTGCATTTTGAAAATATAGCACTATGGAGTTAGAGTTCCAGATATTTTACTACAGTACATTATAGAAATGTCATCAATGTGGGCATCATCCAGGTGAGAATTGCTAGTTTTCTGCTAGAAAGCTCACACTACAAAGTTCTTCCACTGACCTGCAGATTATTCAGGTAGAAGGTTACCGGGGGGTTCAAGTTTTCCTTATTTTGGCTTGTGATGCTTCCAGTCACCACCTGTGAATTAATCAATACAGTGCGTTCTTCCTCAGGGTCTTCCAAATCCAGCAGGGAACTCCCACTTAACCTGGAGTCGAGGTTCCTGTATGAAATGAAGACAGCTCCGTCTGGAGAAAAGAGACTCAACGTTACAACGTCATAATATGTtttagggatgcacaaaatccaggATTATGTTCGGGTTTCGGCctctttcagcaggattcagattttcacaaaggattcggggttcggcgaatcccaaaatagtggattgggtgcatccctaatatgttTAACACCCTCAGCACTAGATATAGTGTGTCTGACCTTCGGGTTTAGGAAGGAGGTCACATGACACTTGCATCCTGTTGAGTCCCACCGTTATGGTTAGGAAAGAACAGTTTTCTTGGGCCACCTTGGTAGCaacatctggaaaaaaaaacaaaattagtgTTAATAATAGCTGTAATGTAAtgcaaggttttgagctgtattaaaaggggcatagattcacgggaggagggggttattcttcccctttacagagcactggtaaggccccatctagaatatgctgttcagttttgggctccagtgctcaaacgggacattattgagttagagagggtccagagaagggcaactaagctggtaaagggtatggaaagtctccgttatggggaaagactggccaagttgggtttgtgtaatgtataaatatataaagggatcatataataacctctttaatgctttatttaccagtaggtcctttcgactgacacgagggcacccactctgtttagaagaagggaggttccatttaaatatttggaaaggattttttactatgagagctgtgaggttgtggaattccctccccgaatcagtcgtgctggctgatacattatataactttaagaaggggttggatggctgtttagcaagtgagggaatacaggggtaggggagatagctcttagtacaagtgagggaatacagggttatgggagatagctcttagtacaagttgccccagggactggtccgattgccatcttggagtcaggaaggaattttttcccctctggggcaaattagagaggcttcagatggagtttttgccttcctctggatcaactagcagttagacaggttatatatagacattatgcttgaacttgatggacttatttcttatttcaacctaacttactatgttactatgtatataatGCCAACGAATTTCTGTAGAAACTTTTTTatgtgtaaaacaaaatgttttacacATAAAAATCCATTAGTGACAGCTTAATCAAAAAGGTGCAGAGATAACTGAGGAGATGAGGAGGGTAAATGTATACACAGGTCGGTATGATCCACAAAAAAAGCCTTACTAAGAGGACCATTCTTTAGCAGTCTTATTATACTGGACAAAAGGTTTCTATATTTTCTGGATCCCTTTATGGTCTAACATTTATCTAACCACTCCATAACTACCACTAAGTAGCCTCCATGTTTGGCTGCCAGAAGTATGTAGCACAGTATATAAACAGGTACACCCCATCCCACCCCTATCCCATTCAGGTTAGAGCGCCTATACATTGTTATTCTAAAAACTCAATGGGGAGGAGAAGCCCCAAAGTGAGTGGAACTTATACATTATAGTATTTAATGAATCAATATAAACAAGAAATAACAGTTACACACAGATTAGAATATCTAGGTGCTTCTGTTAGTTCTTTTTTGCCTCAATGATCCTAAAATGATTTAGGGAATGTAACTTTATTTACAACCTGATAGGGTGGGTGAAAGTAAATCCTGTAATTGGCTAACTCagtagattataaaatgcaagcttttgggaTTACATAAATCCCTACTTCAGCTCAAAGTGTATTAATATAACttacaaaatctgaattatttacacAACTGTTTTGCACCCTACCTACTTCAGACTTTGTTCTGCATGTTCTGCTACTGCATAGTgtatgcagcttttctgtaagtacACATTATATTCTTACCTATCTCAGGGGTGCTGAAATTGCGATTGGTGGGATTTATAGAAAATAATTCCAATACTGATAATTCCACATTCCCCAGGAGTCCATTGATAACAGTTCTGACTTCAGAAGAGTTGAGATTAGACCAAGAATCGTTGCTGAGGATCTGAGAGGCAGAATTTGTGATGTTCTGTGGATAGATATTGAGGAGGATGGAGAGAAAATCAATAAGTCACTTACAGAGATGAGTGAATAGAAGGGGAGAGACTGAGAGTGAATAACAAGAACAGCGATCCCCAACCTACaacctacattgaggccactgggacatgttgctccccatccctttgatgttgctcccagtggcctcaatgtaggtgccatttttaaatttctggcctggaatcaagttttggaagcacagagatacagttttactccaagcagtccccatggggctaccaaaaagccaatcacagcccttatttagaatccccaaaggactttttcatgcttgtgttgctcaccaacaccatCTGTGACTCACAAATAAAAAACGTTGTGGATCTCTGaacaagaagaaagaaaaggcaGAGCAAaaaatagaatgaaaaaaaaattgtggtcggTCATTGTTTTTTCCCCATGTTTAACCATCTCTCTCCAAACCAAACTTCTCTCCCTTACCTCAATGTCTAAATTGGTTCCATTCTGGCAAGAAGATTTCAGGATGTGGTAAATGGACCTCTGAAGATGGCAATGGGGATCCTGAAAAATATGTAAGAAAAATTATTCCAGACAGATTAcaagaaagcttttttttttttttttttaaatctgttaaaTTGCATTTTTACACACAAACAATAAAACCCTATTTGGAAAAGGGTATTTCAGTTGTGTAAAATGCATGAatgtatgacaaaaaaaaaatgcaaaaattaattaattaattgttcTACTACCCATAACAGTTTTGGAAGAATTGTGTTTCAACATTTTACTTCTTTGACTTCGTTTTCTGCActaaatatacatgtattttaacATTGCTTTGACTCCAGTGGAAACATTttgaagctttataaataggcttTGAAAATATTGATAGAACCCTGCAAAGTGCTTTGGAGTATTAGTAAAtaagcaaaatacaaaaatactagCTTTGCCTGTTTGGAAATGATAGTTCTGGAAAACATGATTTGGCCTtcgtaaaaagaataaaggatgCATGGATAAGCCCCAACaccaggcagggcaggcagagtatggcacacacaggcagcatacggcaggcagagtatggcacacacaggcagcatagggctgggagagtatggcaaacacaggcagggtaggtcaggcagattatggcacacacaggcagcatagggcaggcagagtatggcacacacaggcagcatagggcaggcagagtatggcacacacaggcagcatagggcagacagagtatggcacacacaggcatcatagggcaggcagagtatggcacacacaggcagcatagggcaggcagagtatggcacaaacaggcagtgtaggacaggcagagtatggcacacacaggcagtgtagggcaggcagagtatgacacacacaggcagcgtaggacaggcagagtatggcacacacaggcagggtaggttaggcagagtatgacacacacaggcagcatagggcaggcagagtatggcacacacaggcagcctagggcaggcatagtatgacacacacaggcagcgtaggacaggcagagtatggcacacacaggcagggtaggtcaggcagagtatggcacacacaggcagcataggacagacagtgtatggcacacacaggcagcacagggcagacagagtatggctaaatatgacataatataatttttttacaaatgaagaaaggatgatatccctacagtgagcaccaaccatttgggtttttgctgcaccattaatgtgggtatgatcTTAATGGTGATATCATTTGTGTGGTttgtgggtgcagtttaaaaaaggggagtggtcaaaagtggttccattattggccctccgccatgtaggccagaaaaatcccGGCTCTTGCTACCacagaggttggacagcactggcctatatGAAGGCTATGATCAAGGTACTAATACTAATGATAACCAAGCAAGTCCCATTCAGGGAAGGGGACTTTCTTTAAGCAGATTCAGATGGGCACAGGAAGTCTAGTACCTGAGGTTGGTAAAATTTGATCATTTTAGTGCAGAGAAATTTGCATGCATTTGCATTTTAATTAACATTTGATTAAGTTACTCACCTCTTGATTACAATAACTCAGAGTTTTGTTTTGCTCTTGCAGATATGTCTCACATAAGTTTTTAATTGCTGgaaagcaagaaaaagaaaatgaatactgaaatattataattataaagaaTTTCATTATTTCAAAGCCTGCAGTATGCATTGTACCAGGAGtgaattacagagaaaatggcaGCGCAAAATGCTGGTGATGGACAAGACCAACAAATCTGATACAAAGGCATCTTTGTGATGGAAGTGGAACTGCAGTTGGCTGGtagttaaagaggttgttcacctttgagttcaaatttagtatgatgtagagagtaatattctgagacaatttgcaattggtcttcattctggttgctagggtcccaattaccttagCTACCAGGGAGAAGTTTCAATGAGGgcatggtaaatgaataggagaagacctgaataaaaaataagttataaaaagtaatagggatgcaccaaacccacttttttgggttcggccgaacccaccctgacggattctgccgaatcccaaaccaaatcctaattagaataCGCTAAAtaggatcagaaggggttaaaaatcgctgCACGCCAAAAAAAttttcccctgaccatttaaccctttccaaattctaACTAGCATATTGGGATTTGATttggccgggaccgtggattcggccgaaactggatccttcaaaaaaaagcctggattcggaacgaatcccaaactgaatccgggattcggtgcttccctacaaagtaacagtaacaataaaattgtagcctcaccgagcaatagtttttggctgctggggtcagtgacccccatttgaaagctgcaaagagttaaataatgaaggccaattgaaaagttgcttacaataggCAGTTctttaacatgctaaaagttaacttaagggtgaacTACCCATCAAATGTCTGCAGAATTTCAGGCAACTCTGAGCAATGAGTAGGAGAAAGAACGACCCAAGAATTATTTCTGCCCTCTTGACATACTAAATATaactaatacaaatatacataaacaATGTACTTACCTCCATATCTACAACAGCAAATCAAATATAGAGCACTAATGTAACAATGAGACCGGCTCACTCAGTGCACTGCCTCAGGCTGGGCCTTCCCCTACatcggggatccccaaccttttttactcgtgagccacacaagcatgagaaaagttctttgggggtgtcaaataacggctgtgattgactatttggtagccccatgtggcctgtcagcctgcaggaggctctacttggagtaaaactgcatctctgtgcttccaataattgcccccaagccagaaatgtaaaaatggcatgtactttgtggccactggaaGATTACTGCCTTACATTTGTTTTGGAACCTctgctataattaatccttcagTTTAGCCTTGCAACAAACAGGTTTATCCCCCCCAAATTAATTTTCCCACCTTACCGTTTGTCCTTATGCTGGTGATCTTCCTTCTATATAAGAATAGTAGCATGAATAGAGCAATACATTGTAAAAACTCCCATCCACCTGCTCTAATGCTATTATGGCTCCCAGTCCATATGGGCTTGGATTGCATTCTATACAAGGTGAGAGCTACTGAATGCTTTTTATTGGATGCCATATTGCCATAATATTtccttatttaattttgaaatttcacatatggctagccatattcttcatttcccagggtgccacagccatgtgacctgtgctctgataaacttcagtcacactttactgctgcgctgcaagttggagtgatatccccccctcccagcagccgatcagcagaacaatgggaagggagcaagatagcagctcccagtaggtatcagaatagcactcagtagtaagaaatccaagtccggcttgggactcctccagttacatgggagtaggagaaacaataggttagctgagagcagttctaatgtgtagcgttggctctttctgaaagctcagcaaAGGAGCTTAACAACATGTTCATTGTATTCAGGGATGTGCTGTAGGGAAATGAATTGTTCATCTAATATCCTAGTGGTTTATTGTACCTGAGCACTCCATGCCTTTCCCTGTGGAACTCATCACATACCCAGCAGGGCAGGTAATAGGGTCGGTGGCTGGGAGGATAGTGGAGGTGATGACAGTGGCTGGAGGAGAGGTTCTTCTGAAATATCCTTCTATCtctgcaatataaaaatattatggaCCAGATttgaatttaattttaatttaattaattaatttgattaattttaatttaattaagaTCCTAATAAGTTGATTAACACAGACAAACATTCAATTTTAACTTGgggtgtaggtctctatataaatatattgcataaacagctcatatgtaaaacctgcttcatctaaataaaccatttttataaaaatatacttttttagtagtatg contains:
- the LOC100490939 gene encoding adhesion G protein-coupled receptor E3 isoform X2; its protein translation is MRTRGRSLLIALCALVIFCGAQGAVNIPSKAQHFQQCRENPSLCPNNSRCEEASGTDKYCICNSGFYNKVEDTHVSYPNGSCTDIDECTKINACTKQATCINTVGSYQCNCLPGYIKQDINQSGKNVICEDVTKCTRPTDCPANSKCERSSCYCERGFNNPKGGTNIRRDENCAEIEGFFTRTSPPTTVITSTILPATDPFTCPVGYAVISTANGMECSEIEGFFTRTSPPTTVITSTILPATDPFTCPVGYAVISTANGMECSEIEGYFRRTSPPATVITSTILPATDPITCPAGYVMSSTGKGMECSAIKNLCETYLQEQNKTLSYCNQEDPHCHLQRSIYHILKSSCQNGTNLDIENITNSASQILSNDSWSNLNSSEVRTVINGLLGNVELSVLELFSINPTNRNFSTPEIDVATKVAQENCSFLTITVGLNRMQVSCDLLPKPEDGAVFISYRNLDSRLSGSSLLDLEDPEEERTVLINSQVVTGSITSQNKENLNPPVTFYLNNLQAPDTSKISLCVYWDPKLSGWSQRGCNIIFSNISHTLCSCDHLSTFAVIIAPCDIKVDRGLLYISRIGLGVSVLCLFLSLVTFLLCRSLRSAHTSMLIALCGCLFLGQLIILFGLPQTQFRILCSIIAGCLHYILLCAFCWMTLESVLLFLTVRNLNAMNYLTSRRSHFPTACIIGFGVPAVIVAISAAVRYDGYGTGKSCWLSLNLIWSFLGPVCVFITINTTLLVLTFWILRAKLASLNANVSSLKNTRLLAFKALVQLFILGSTWILGFFQCGPGAIVASYLFTICNSLQGAFIFLVHCLLNHQVREEYRKVFHRLHVQKPESEGVSGSTVPMTLKSVTVSDVIKSDTVIDHHSEMSKTEWCKS
- the LOC100490939 gene encoding adhesion G protein-coupled receptor E1 isoform X1 codes for the protein MRTRGRSLLIALCALVIFCGAQGAVNIPSKAQHFQQCRENPSLCPNNSRCEEASGTDKYCICNSGFYNKVEDTHVSYPNGSCTDIDECTKINACTKQATCINTVGSYQCNCLPGYIKQDINQSGKNVICEDVTKCTRPTDCPANSKCERSSCYCERGFNNPKGGTNIRRDENCADRDECLLSPCAYPAVCNNIPGSFSCDCPEGYTKYDIIRGSRNLTSCTEIEGFFTRTSPPTTVITSTILPATDPFTCPVGYAVISTANGMECSEIEGFFTRTSPPTTVITSTILPATDPFTCPVGYAVISTANGMECSEIEGYFRRTSPPATVITSTILPATDPITCPAGYVMSSTGKGMECSAIKNLCETYLQEQNKTLSYCNQEDPHCHLQRSIYHILKSSCQNGTNLDIENITNSASQILSNDSWSNLNSSEVRTVINGLLGNVELSVLELFSINPTNRNFSTPEIDVATKVAQENCSFLTITVGLNRMQVSCDLLPKPEDGAVFISYRNLDSRLSGSSLLDLEDPEEERTVLINSQVVTGSITSQNKENLNPPVTFYLNNLQAPDTSKISLCVYWDPKLSGWSQRGCNIIFSNISHTLCSCDHLSTFAVIIAPCDIKVDRGLLYISRIGLGVSVLCLFLSLVTFLLCRSLRSAHTSMLIALCGCLFLGQLIILFGLPQTQFRILCSIIAGCLHYILLCAFCWMTLESVLLFLTVRNLNAMNYLTSRRSHFPTACIIGFGVPAVIVAISAAVRYDGYGTGKSCWLSLNLIWSFLGPVCVFITINTTLLVLTFWILRAKLASLNANVSSLKNTRLLAFKALVQLFILGSTWILGFFQCGPGAIVASYLFTICNSLQGAFIFLVHCLLNHQVREEYRKVFHRLHVQKPESEGVSGSTVPMTLKSVTVSDVIKSDTVIDHHSEMSKTEWCKS
- the LOC100490939 gene encoding adhesion G protein-coupled receptor E1 isoform X3, yielding MRTRGRSLLIALCALVIFCGAQGAVNIPSKAQHFQQCRENPSLCPNNSRCEEASGTDKYCICNSGFYNKVEDTHVSYPNGSCTDIDECTKINACTKQATCINTVGSYQCNCLPGYIKQDINQSGKNVICEDVTKCTRPTDCPANSKCERSSCYCERGFNNPKGGTNIRRDENCAEIEGYFRRTSPPATVITSTILPATDPITCPAGYVMSSTGKGMECSAIKNLCETYLQEQNKTLSYCNQEDPHCHLQRSIYHILKSSCQNGTNLDIENITNSASQILSNDSWSNLNSSEVRTVINGLLGNVELSVLELFSINPTNRNFSTPEIDVATKVAQENCSFLTITVGLNRMQVSCDLLPKPEDGAVFISYRNLDSRLSGSSLLDLEDPEEERTVLINSQVVTGSITSQNKENLNPPVTFYLNNLQAPDTSKISLCVYWDPKLSGWSQRGCNIIFSNISHTLCSCDHLSTFAVIIAPCDIKVDRGLLYISRIGLGVSVLCLFLSLVTFLLCRSLRSAHTSMLIALCGCLFLGQLIILFGLPQTQFRILCSIIAGCLHYILLCAFCWMTLESVLLFLTVRNLNAMNYLTSRRSHFPTACIIGFGVPAVIVAISAAVRYDGYGTGKSCWLSLNLIWSFLGPVCVFITINTTLLVLTFWILRAKLASLNANVSSLKNTRLLAFKALVQLFILGSTWILGFFQCGPGAIVASYLFTICNSLQGAFIFLVHCLLNHQVREEYRKVFHRLHVQKPESEGVSGSTVPMTLKSVTVSDVIKSDTVIDHHSEMSKTEWCKS